Proteins encoded within one genomic window of Halocatena marina:
- the cyaB gene encoding class IV adenylate cyclase, translating to MYELEVKVKTDHDAVRSKLAELDATQLSTVDQVDTYYDAPHRTFAETDEALRIRAETESNESSSAPDPVTQLTYKGPLVDDASKTRTESETEVESRETMEEILDHLGFSPAAVVEKSRERYALDGYTVTLDTVSNLGEFVEVETEVEADHTNADFDTAREGAFSILRALGLDPDEQIRTSYLDLLINDN from the coding sequence ATGTACGAGCTCGAAGTAAAAGTTAAAACCGACCACGATGCTGTTCGGTCCAAGCTCGCCGAGCTGGATGCAACACAGCTCTCGACGGTCGATCAGGTCGATACCTACTACGACGCACCTCATCGAACCTTCGCTGAAACCGACGAGGCGCTTCGTATTAGAGCGGAGACCGAATCGAATGAATCATCGTCAGCACCGGATCCTGTCACCCAACTCACGTACAAAGGTCCGCTCGTCGATGATGCCTCGAAAACCCGCACGGAGTCCGAAACCGAAGTCGAAAGCCGCGAAACGATGGAAGAAATCCTCGATCATCTTGGATTCTCACCGGCGGCTGTCGTCGAAAAAAGCAGGGAACGGTACGCGCTCGATGGATACACTGTGACACTGGATACCGTCTCCAATCTCGGGGAATTCGTCGAAGTCGAAACTGAAGTCGAAGCCGATCACACGAACGCTGATTTCGATACGGCACGCGAAGGAGCGTTTTCGATCCTCCGCGCGTTGGGACTCGATCCCGACGAACAGATCAGAACCTCGTATCTCGATCTCCTGATTAACGATAACTAA
- a CDS encoding peptidylprolyl isomerase, translating to MTGEPEETNTTGNDADEEPVSEDAAEAAAEQADEGELQEDDFIQIAYTARTVDEDALVDTTDEEVAEEEGVAEEGTFEPRVIVLGSGHIFEEVEEDIMTKDVGDSGTVVVPASEAFGEYNQEEVRTVSADKIPEDDRYPGAQVQIENEQGYLETIIGGRARVDFNHPLAGEDIEYEYEIVDHVEDKLERANGLMNMFFDIDLEMEIKTDEVEEEQLVEAEAEDGEEEEDEEPEYETVTVEKETLYIESTPQLSMNQQWLFQKQQVAQQIIDQVGIDRVIVQEILDDPMGGMGMPGMMGGGAGGADIEDALEEADIDAEEVLDEIDEEVEDVDEEVDQNAAE from the coding sequence ATGACTGGAGAACCAGAAGAGACCAACACGACGGGTAACGACGCTGATGAAGAGCCAGTGTCGGAAGACGCGGCCGAAGCGGCCGCCGAGCAGGCAGATGAGGGAGAACTGCAAGAAGACGATTTTATTCAGATTGCCTACACTGCTCGCACGGTAGACGAAGACGCGCTGGTCGATACGACCGACGAGGAAGTGGCAGAAGAAGAAGGTGTCGCGGAAGAAGGCACCTTCGAGCCGCGCGTCATCGTTCTCGGCTCCGGGCACATCTTCGAGGAGGTCGAAGAAGACATCATGACGAAAGATGTCGGCGACAGCGGAACGGTTGTTGTCCCTGCTAGCGAGGCGTTCGGAGAGTACAACCAAGAGGAAGTACGCACCGTCAGCGCGGACAAGATTCCCGAAGACGACCGCTATCCCGGTGCGCAGGTCCAAATCGAGAATGAACAGGGCTACCTCGAAACCATCATCGGCGGGCGCGCCCGCGTCGATTTCAATCACCCGCTTGCCGGTGAGGATATCGAATACGAGTACGAGATTGTCGATCACGTCGAAGACAAACTCGAACGCGCGAACGGCCTCATGAACATGTTCTTCGATATTGATCTCGAGATGGAGATCAAAACCGACGAGGTCGAAGAAGAACAGCTCGTCGAAGCCGAAGCCGAAGACGGTGAGGAAGAGGAAGACGAAGAGCCTGAATACGAGACGGTGACCGTCGAAAAGGAGACGCTGTACATCGAATCGACGCCGCAACTCTCGATGAACCAGCAGTGGCTCTTCCAGAAACAACAGGTCGCCCAGCAGATCATTGATCAGGTTGGGATCGACCGTGTCATCGTGCAGGAGATCCTCGACGATCCGATGGGCGGTATGGGAATGCCCGGTATGATGGGCGGCGGCGCCGGTGGAGCCGACATCGAGGACGCGCTCGAAGAGGCAGACATCGATGCTGAAGAAGTTCTCGACGAGATCGACGAGGAAGTCGAAGACGTTGACGAAGAAGTCGATCAGAACGCAGCAGAATAA